One part of the Desulfomonile tiedjei genome encodes these proteins:
- a CDS encoding antibiotic biosynthesis monooxygenase → MDDSKVTILALIKAKPGMEETVKQGLLALLEPTRKEAGCINYDLHQSTGNKGLFMFYENWRSKKDLDEHVRMPHMKDFMSKGREVLDGAADLTFWEIIGPSK, encoded by the coding sequence ATGGATGACAGCAAGGTAACGATTCTGGCCCTGATCAAGGCCAAGCCCGGGATGGAGGAAACGGTCAAGCAGGGTCTGCTAGCTCTTCTTGAGCCCACAAGGAAAGAGGCCGGCTGCATAAACTACGACCTGCACCAATCAACCGGCAACAAGGGCTTATTCATGTTTTACGAGAATTGGAGAAGCAAGAAGGACCTGGACGAGCACGTTCGGATGCCCCACATGAAGGATTTTATGAGCAAAGGCCGTGAGGTTTTGGACGGGGCCGCGGATCTCACTTTCTGGGAGATCATCGGTCCGTCCAAGTGA
- a CDS encoding YkgJ family cysteine cluster protein, which translates to MSKKHNKAEEAFFMTALKEEARTVLFDVGSSVEPETLVSRILEDLEALAPKEGAQDERSEQEIWQQVRERLLKEAYATRPYCIRCGTCCMKGSPTLLRQDVALFTKDILKPTHVITIRHGEPAYSSITEQASATDRELIKIREKTETRECIFYGKADKSCQIYESRPSQCRSQECWNPEASVEAAEGAPLTRKDLLEAAGPLWEVILRHEERCSHNELSRSMARLSATRGQCVEEVLEILRFDHHAREFIAEKLNLDPASLDFFFGRPLKESLGLYGLRLQEQGDGSYLLTPLQE; encoded by the coding sequence ATGAGCAAGAAGCACAACAAGGCCGAAGAGGCTTTCTTTATGACCGCTCTGAAGGAGGAAGCCCGAACGGTGCTATTCGATGTGGGATCAAGCGTGGAACCGGAGACACTTGTCAGCCGCATCCTCGAAGATCTTGAGGCACTGGCGCCCAAGGAAGGCGCGCAAGACGAGAGATCTGAGCAAGAAATCTGGCAACAGGTGCGGGAGCGGTTGCTGAAAGAAGCATATGCAACGCGGCCGTATTGCATCCGATGCGGAACTTGCTGCATGAAAGGAAGCCCCACACTGCTCCGGCAGGACGTGGCGTTGTTCACCAAGGATATCCTCAAACCTACGCACGTGATTACGATTCGGCACGGGGAGCCGGCTTACTCGAGTATCACGGAACAGGCTTCAGCCACGGATAGGGAATTGATCAAGATCCGAGAAAAGACTGAAACCAGAGAGTGCATCTTCTATGGGAAAGCCGACAAGAGCTGCCAGATATACGAATCCAGACCGTCACAGTGCCGCAGTCAGGAATGCTGGAACCCCGAGGCATCGGTGGAGGCCGCAGAAGGCGCTCCATTAACGAGAAAGGACCTGCTTGAGGCCGCCGGCCCTCTATGGGAAGTTATCCTGCGACATGAAGAACGCTGCTCGCACAATGAGCTGAGCCGCTCCATGGCGCGTCTGTCAGCCACAAGAGGCCAGTGTGTAGAAGAAGTCCTGGAAATTCTGAGATTCGACCATCATGCACGGGAGTTCATTGCAGAGAAGCTAAACCTGGACCCCGCGAGCCTGGATTTTTTCTTCGGCCGGCCGCTGAAGGAGTCCCTGGGATTATACGGGCTGAGGTTGCAGGAACAGGGTGATGGCTCCTATTTGCTGACTCCTCTCCAAGAGTAG